One window of Rasiella rasia genomic DNA carries:
- a CDS encoding TonB-dependent receptor, with amino-acid sequence MKEVNRYILIIIIIFCGCLCNAQNELVTLKEAIFTLEKQHAYTFNYSEKTIEGYKVSPINNTLSFAESIDSLRQQTSLSFTMQGTNLVLISSPASIALCGYIVDSETQNVIPFATIQGKDSATTANEGGYFSLELSSKNELVTIRHLGYKTSTISATTFLSKDCPQYAISPQTEQLNAVLLTSYLVQGISKLNNGALQIDFDKFTALPGLIETDVLQAAQALPGVQSINETVSNINIRGGTNDQNLVLWDDIKMYQTGHFFGLISAFNPQITQQVTIQKNGTAASYTDGVSGSIKMETEAIVNNTFKLNAGANLIDINVFADIPLSNSSSLQVGGRKSLEDFVTTPTYETYFTRIAQDTEVESNMGPVVNTDRNFDFYDTSLRWLYEISESDRLRVNFLYINNNLEFNENATIDGSLRSRQSSVDQNSLGAGVFYEKDWSPVLNTSFQIYETDYTLRAINANILDSQRFLQENKVSETGIKTITKYKLTAQETLQIGYELIETKVTNLDDVDVPLVRTLISEVVRTHSGFASYGASSKNKNSLLSAGIRYNYLDKFKKSILEPRLSFTQKFLDHFSVELAGEFKHQIASQVVNFQNDFLGIEKRRWQLSNDDSIPVLQSQQYSTGFNFSNRGWLFTTELYYKYVDGITSQAQGFQNQFEFVKTQGSYTSVGADFLLRKKFDAVSMWLSYSLMNSEYTFETLSPQAIPSNYNIPHNLTFGTTYAQNGLKIAAGIHWRSGNPTSIPVPGNEIVDGSINYGLTNAERFDDYFRVDGSILYRFTIGNSEAQAGVSVWNILNQTNTISSFYRINGQGDLVENTQTALGVTPNASVRITL; translated from the coding sequence GTGAAAGAAGTAAACCGATACATACTTATTATCATTATTATTTTTTGTGGCTGCTTGTGCAATGCCCAAAATGAGCTTGTAACTTTAAAAGAAGCCATTTTTACACTAGAAAAACAACATGCATACACCTTTAATTACTCAGAAAAGACAATCGAAGGTTATAAAGTTTCACCTATAAACAATACGCTATCTTTCGCTGAATCTATAGACTCCTTACGTCAACAAACCTCTTTATCTTTTACCATGCAGGGTACTAATCTGGTGTTGATTTCTTCTCCAGCCAGTATCGCACTCTGCGGGTATATAGTAGATAGTGAAACTCAAAATGTTATTCCCTTTGCCACAATACAAGGCAAAGACAGTGCTACAACAGCAAACGAAGGCGGCTATTTTTCTTTAGAACTATCTTCTAAAAATGAACTGGTCACTATTAGACATTTAGGATACAAGACTTCCACTATAAGTGCCACCACTTTTCTCTCAAAAGACTGCCCGCAATATGCAATTTCACCGCAAACAGAACAATTAAATGCTGTATTATTAACTTCGTATTTGGTGCAAGGTATTAGCAAGCTCAACAACGGAGCCTTGCAAATTGACTTTGATAAATTTACTGCACTTCCTGGTCTAATTGAAACAGACGTTTTACAAGCCGCTCAAGCATTGCCTGGCGTACAAAGCATTAATGAAACGGTATCAAATATTAACATTCGGGGGGGAACAAACGATCAAAATTTAGTGCTTTGGGACGACATTAAAATGTATCAGACAGGACACTTTTTTGGATTAATTTCGGCTTTTAATCCACAAATTACACAACAGGTTACGATTCAAAAAAATGGAACTGCAGCAAGTTATACCGACGGTGTTTCAGGCAGTATTAAAATGGAAACTGAAGCTATAGTAAACAATACTTTTAAGCTAAATGCTGGAGCCAATCTCATAGACATTAATGTATTTGCAGACATTCCATTAAGCAATTCATCTTCGTTGCAAGTTGGAGGTAGAAAATCGTTAGAAGATTTTGTGACCACCCCAACCTACGAAACCTATTTTACCAGAATTGCGCAAGACACAGAAGTTGAAAGTAATATGGGTCCCGTTGTGAATACAGATAGAAACTTCGATTTTTATGACACTTCGTTGCGTTGGCTGTACGAAATAAGCGAGAGTGACCGATTGCGTGTTAACTTTTTGTACATAAACAACAATCTAGAATTTAACGAAAATGCAACAATCGACGGTTCACTTAGGTCTCGTCAAAGTAGTGTAGATCAAAATAGTTTAGGAGCCGGTGTCTTTTATGAAAAAGATTGGAGCCCTGTTCTTAACACATCATTTCAAATCTACGAGACAGACTATACCTTACGCGCAATCAATGCCAACATTCTAGATTCTCAACGCTTTTTACAAGAAAATAAAGTTTCAGAAACAGGAATAAAAACAATTACAAAATACAAGCTCACTGCACAAGAAACGTTGCAAATTGGATATGAGCTCATTGAGACCAAGGTTACAAATCTAGATGATGTAGATGTGCCATTAGTGCGCACATTAATTTCGGAAGTGGTACGCACCCATAGTGGTTTTGCCAGTTATGGTGCTTCATCAAAAAACAAGAATAGTCTTTTATCTGCTGGTATACGCTATAATTATTTAGATAAATTTAAAAAGTCTATACTAGAACCCCGACTTTCATTTACTCAAAAGTTTTTAGATCATTTTAGCGTTGAATTGGCAGGTGAATTTAAACATCAGATCGCATCACAGGTTGTAAATTTTCAGAATGATTTCTTAGGAATTGAAAAACGTAGGTGGCAGCTCTCTAATGACGATAGTATTCCTGTTTTACAGAGCCAACAATATTCTACAGGTTTCAATTTCAGCAATCGGGGTTGGTTGTTTACCACAGAGCTGTATTACAAGTACGTAGATGGTATCACCTCACAAGCACAGGGGTTTCAGAATCAATTCGAATTTGTAAAAACACAAGGAAGTTATACTTCTGTAGGAGCAGATTTCTTACTTCGGAAGAAATTCGATGCCGTATCTATGTGGCTTAGTTATTCGTTAATGAATAGCGAATATACTTTTGAAACTCTATCGCCCCAAGCAATTCCTAGTAATTACAACATCCCTCATAATTTAACTTTTGGAACCACCTATGCACAGAACGGACTAAAAATAGCTGCCGGAATACATTGGCGCTCTGGAAATCCTACTTCCATCCCTGTTCCAGGCAATGAAATTGTTGATGGCTCAATTAATTACGGCCTTACCAATGCAGAGCGATTTGACGATTATTTTAGAGTAGACGGCTCAATTTTGTATCGTTTTACGATTGGCAATTCTGAAGCTCAAGCAGGTGTTTCTGTTTGGAATATTTTAAACCAAACCAACACCATAAGCAGTTTTTATAGAATAAACGGGCAAGGTGATCTTGTTGAAAATACCCAGACTGCCTTGGGTGTAACTCCTAATGCTAGCGTAAGAATTACACTTTAA